In Panicum virgatum strain AP13 chromosome 5K, P.virgatum_v5, whole genome shotgun sequence, the genomic window ATGGCTCAGCAGCCCACAGATGGCCCTCTCTGAAGGAAGTCCCCAATATCAGAAGGGCGAGCCAAAAAAGGCAGAGCCCTCGTTCAGGCTGAGTTCACCGGTGCACTTGTATCCCCACTTCTATTTCAAACTCCACTTTGTGAACCGTACTGTctacagtgcaaaacagtgccaaacagtgtaTACAAGCCCATCTACAAGTTCATTGGTGAACTTAGCCTCAGGACACCCTCACACTCGGGCTTTGAGGGCATGGCCACAACGCGGAGATTCCTAGAGCCTCGACCAAGcctggcatgccaaagaagctaGGAGAAGGCTCACCTAGGGAAGGCTCCGTTGCGACAGACAACAATACCTGGTGGTTTAGCCAGGATGCAACAGAgtgaggaatgtggagtactctatcctgtttatgatgagtgaattgtcaaccgtgcggtgtgatcgtgtgcttggtctttggttgcaggtacacgggcgtcgagtgtcgacggagagctgccgtggaggtgctgtggccgatggaccgtgcggtggacggcggtgaagggcagtcgGGACCGGAGCTCTGGCCGGGCGGCagttgtggcgtccactcctggatcgagggtgcaagcggcgacggaaggcgggtttcttggtttacgccacaaaaccaagcaggcgaacggcggttgaagacgccaagtcgtggaggcacgggcgtcggtctcgggactggcagAGGAACGggcatcgacggcgtctagggcctcgctgcgggcgaggaggtgacgggcgtcggacggcgtctagggccatcagaaggccgaggcgggaacggcgtctaggttcacggcgtggaggcgggaatcttctcgcgcgtggagttttggcggtattctcaaaaccggccacctacccgggtttcgcggacccccccaaaaccgcgaaccggatcttcatctacatggcggcatcgcggagaagacttcgactcaaAGAAAGAACCacgaccgtcggatgagtccaatgtatcttttccggttttgccccaaagtgcttgctagtgtctaattaagtctaggggtagtttggtctagagttagtgggttaaataccccctccatctctctctttcttcctgCGCCAGCCAGAACAGCACCACACCACCACCCCTTCCTGGCGCCCTCTCCCTGTCTCTCTCCTCcatctcccctctctctctaggGATGAATTTTTAGCCATGGATTCTTGAGGTGttgtactgagattgtgtgggaaaggagtcccttccctccttgtgccctcggggcttttAATCTCGTCTCAAATTTCTCACTTAGATCATGACAACAACAGGAGATACGTTTGTGtgctatttaatctaatctttatcctagattaaaatataaacataatatgaacatgtgactgtaacaaattttgtaggttttgatctaaggattccaaaacattttagtttgcatttttatgatttttccacgattttatatggaatttacaagtttgctgtttttgaaaacaaaagaaaaaggaaacgaacttttgcatctaggcccctggatttCTATTTCTTCTCACGGGAGGCCCTTGGCGGAGggaacagaacaggggagggtctCCGGCGCCGTTTTCCGGTGAGGAGAGGCACCGGAGGTGGGGGCTAGGTTGGGGAAAAGGAGGAGGGAGTCGAGGCGCACCTCTAGGAGGTCTCGGGTCGCGAGAAGATGGCCCGAGGCGGCCTGTCCGcggtgaggggcggccggcggcggactgtgcaggcagaggcggcgctccggcgagggaaCAGGGGCGCGGAGGGGTCAGCGAGCACTGTTGGAGGGCGTGGAAGCTGTTGGGCGGGTCGGTTCTTGAGGATGGAGGCCGGAGGAGTGAGCTCCACGGGAGCAGGGCGACGACGGCCAtgggtgccgcggcggcagctcgccggTAGCTTGGGGCGGCAGTGAGAGGGCTCAGGAGCTTCTCTGGGGCGAGAGGGTTCCGTTCCTGGGGTCAATTGGAGCCGGGGAAGGGCGGAGGTGGGAGCTCGACGGCGCAGGGACGgccggcagccatggcgggCGGCCGTCGGCCGGCAATGACGCGCGAGCAGAGCTCGATTCGGGGAGGGGACGAGGGGGAAGCGGAGAAGAGCGATTTGGCTCGTGACTGGATGAGGACGGCTTGAACGGAGACGGTGGTTGAACGGCGCGGCGACGCGTGTAGCACTGACGTCGAGAACGGCGACGGCGTCCACGGCGTGTCGAGCGGAAGGACGAccggggcgcgtggcgagcgtGGAAGGCGCCAGGGATGCCGGTATGGGGGCAAAACCGGGGACGGGGAAGGCGGTTTTGGCCGGGGGCGCGACGCGTCGGCGGCCagtggccgcgccggcggcgaacggcgtCTTCACGGCGAGGAACAGAGAGGAAGATGGAGTGAGGGCAAATTCGTAAATAGAGCGAAGTTCAAAACTCCAGTTTGTAATTTCAGTTTTTCTCCTTCTACATGGCCTCAAAtgtaaaacttttgaataccaaagttgttcaaaatttctagatctacaactttcgtttcaggcaaaagttcatttgaggcttcgttggaaagataaaatttgaaacttgagtacATTTGAAAACATCGTATACGCTTCGGAAATCacatttttctcccatttttgtgtagcaactcgaaaaactttgaacacgaaagttgttcgtattttgaaaacctacaactttggttttggacaaaaattcatttgagctatattttagaaattattttcaaagcagatTAGTTTGAAATTTGACAGATAAATTAAATCTTTGAACACTACAGTTCAAaggacctgtcattttatgttcaaACTTTTATCTTCTCTCGACTTTGATTTAACATGATTTTAGAGAGACACCTATTCGCTTTCATATGTAGACTTACATtagtttaaaaaaattatttacggtttctgacctatgcatctatacacatacacatgcatgcacacataaatgtattcgattccattttcttggttgattatgcatgatatcatatttaatatttcttacttagcattttaaaattctgggatgtcacacataggagacttggacatttgagctttcaCTTATTGTCGAGACTTAGGTcccttggcctgatccgaggattgcccaaattgaagtttgaaaaggaccttgtttgccacccgtgtcgccgcgggaagatgattgccaccttccatccgcctgttaatcaagtgatgaccactcaccctggagagttgttaCATATGGACACtattggtccttctagggtgatgtctgttggtgggaagttgtacgttcttgtgatcgtggatgacttttctcgctattcttgggtctttttcatgagaaccaaggatgaggctttcgagtttgttcgagacttgatcttgaggttgaaaaacgagctaccccaggccatgagagcgattcgcagtgacaatggcacagaattcaaaaatgctcattttgacaccttttgcagtgatcaaggtcttgaacaccagtattcttccccttacactccacagcagaatggggttgtagagcggaagaatcggacgttgGTTGATATCgctaggacgatgctcgatgagcataggactcctagaaagtactgggctAAGGCgattaacaccgcttgttatgtgtccaatcgtatttttttgtgtgctttcatgcacaagacttcttatgagttgtgatttggacgccagccccgtgttgaccatctcagagtttttggttgccggtgttttgtgctgaaggaagggaatcttgataagtttgagtctcgcttgtctgacggcatttttctcggttatgcttctcattccagagcttaccgtgtgctgattattgatactaacattatcagagagacttgtgaagtcactttagatgagactgcaccgtgcaatgcttctgtctttgaagttacaggagatgatgagctcggcacctccttctttgaagatgaggaggaagaagctatgGAGGGtgacgctgaggctaccacgcatgctgtggacccagccatctccgccacgagctcggacgatgatgacggccccgacccgactacatcTACTTCCCGAGGGCCGATTGAgtaggtgactcagccttcaccagctgcacctgaggagacatcagctttggttgaggaggaggcgacttcgacaagggaagcaccacgacacattcagtgtcgtcatccacctcaacagatgctaggtgacctcaacgagtgagtcacacggtccaaggtaacaagtatcgctggctttgctaattcagcgtttgttgcctcttttgagcccaaagatattggacacgctctttctgattctaattgggacAATGCCgtgcatgaggaactcgaaaattttgaaagaaaccaagtttgggttttagtcgagcctccacctgcttgtaatcccatcggaacgaagtgggttttcaaaaacaagcagggtgaggatgggttggttgttcgaaacaaggctcgtcttgttgtccagggtttttgccaaaaagaagggatcgattttgaggaaacttttgccccagttgctcgtttggaagcgattcggatttttcttgcatttgctgcttctaaggattttaaagttttccaaatggacgttaaatctgccttcttaaatggttttatcgaagaagaggtttatgtgaaacaaccccctggtttcaaaaatcccaagtttccaacccgtgtttataaacttcagaaatcACTTTATGGTTGAAACatgcacctagagcttggtatgatagactgaaaatatttttgctagctcagggttttaaaatgggatgaggacttggatggcgaggcggtggaccagaaggagtataggagcatgataggctccctcctgtacctgacggcgacgctaccggacattcagttcggcgtcggcctctgtgcgcggtatcaggcttcgccgcgcacctcccacaggcaggtggtgaaacgcatcttcaggtatctgaaattcacccctgagtttggtctttggtactctgcggattcttctctggttttggtgggtttttcttatgccgatttcggtgggtgtcggttggatcgcaagttgacatccggcacttgttaatttctcggtacatctttggtgtcttggtcctctcgcaagcaggctagcgtagcgctttcttccacagaagccgaatacgttgccgctgctagctgctgctctcagattctttggatgaaacaaactttgcaggattatggtttgagtttcggtagggttcccatctttgtagacaacatgtctgtcattagcattgcaaagaaccatgtcctacactccagaaccaaacacatagatatcatgttccacttcctgcgagataaccatgagagaggccacatagacttgatccatgtcccttcagagaggcaaaccgcagatatcatcaccaaaccacttgagcaggacacctttgctcgcttgcgaggggagcttggggtttgttaccccttttgatagctgacttttctttggttagtttTGTAGGTTTTGTTtgctcttctctttgttttctaggtttggtggTTGGTTtctgcatatgcattgtacatttctgcattttgcattgcctcactcGCACTatcattcttgtatacattgctatgatctcctagtgcttgctagtgtgagtttataaatgtgatcatgaatagcttgctccactgtgtatatgacatcatctgagttaggctattttgatttgaaaatttgaaaacatggtcaccctgtcttggctactagcatgttagggcgtgttgatatgctttgttatctcattcatgctagtgtagcctttcgttcagcaattcatacttgacaggatctaaaaattgatgaaattgcttgaattgtgatgaaatggaatggaaagatccaggtgggattgcttgtcgcactgatcgagctttcgggatggctcactttacacttgtgagaacccgagcaaggctgtgcatgactgaaacgagtgtcttaagcttctgattgcccttggcataggcttggcctcgttgctaagtaaagcatgacaagcattCAACCCCTgacattaagaattgcttgatttgatttgattgcaAAATGAATGTTTACAACATGTTTTGGCTGAAATTGGATCAcatgtatgagtttgattagcactgatttccattccctacttgttagtgctagatcatgggtgatgcttttatttctcctaaactgaacttgcctagctctagactgatttgatataccctgttgagctagatgcaggtcttgtttatggatgcacacgtgcttgtgactagatgttgctcatattgttgtatccctgaatgctttcacttacacctcctgcattgcattcattgcatagcatatgttcagggggagtctcagcttcagggggagctttcgGTCTttttagccttgatgtgtgcatgtgccaacaagggggagaatttttgggagaagtgatcgaacaagggggagacttgtttgatttttgaagatttttgaaaaatatgttgtgcacagggttttgagagtgcatacatgtggtgagagttgcactggtaagggggaaatgcatttcagtgggagtttctgctttgtttagctcctggctttccctccgcttctggcatgactgtgtcgagccccgcctctgtctttgaggagtcatgcctgtgtttgatcgattgcgtcgagtcgttgcccttgtctgagggaatcgatctttgcttggtcaagtgactttttcttgcttctttcgagcttctgtcacttgttcaagttctctcttgcttctttgttcttctctgttttgtttctctcttggttcgtttgtggtgtgttgacaatgcactcatcaaggaggagattgaggaatgtggagtactctatcctgcttatgatgagtgaattatcaaccgtgcggtgtgatcgtgcgcttggtctttggttgcaggtacacgggcgtcgagtgtcgatggAGAGCAGCCGTGGAgatgctgtggccgatggaccgtgcggtggacggcggtgaagggcagccgggaccggagctctggccgggcggcagctgtggcgttcactcctggatcgagggcgcaagcggcgacggaaggcgggtttcttggtttactccacaaaaccaagcaggcggacggcggttgaagacgccaagtcatggaggcacgggcgtcggtctcgggactggcggaggaacgggcgtcgacggcgtctagggcctcgctgcgggcgaggaggtgacgggcgtcggacggcgtctagggccgtcagaaggccgaggcgggaacggcgtctagggccatggcgtggaggcgggaatcttcctgcgcgtggagttttggcggttttctcaaaaccggccacctacccgagtTTCTcggaccccccaaaaccgcgaaccggatcttcatctacatggcggcatcgcggagaagacttcgactcgaagaaagaaccacgaccgtcggatgagtccaatgtatcttttctggttttgcccctaagtgctttctagtgtctaattaagtctaggggtagtttGGTCTAGAGTTAGTGGGTTAAATACcgcctccatctctctcttctTCCTGCGCCAGCCAGAACAGCACCACGCCACCACCCCTTCCTGGCGCCCTCTCCCTGTCTCTCTGCTCCATCTCCCCTCTCTCTATAGGGATGAATTTTTAGCCATGGATTCTTGAGGTGttgtactgagattgtgtgggaaaggaggcccttccctccttgtgccctcggggcttttAATCTCGTCTCAAATTTCTCTCGTTTAGTGCCTTGTTTGATTGAAATTCGATTTTTCGTTGTTGATTCTTGTGCACGAGATGAGGAATTGGTTCTTGATGATTTCGTGAATCCTTGGAGTGTTCCTAATCcttctagcctagtgctaaaacccTCGGATTCACGAGCTCCTTTGAATTGTCGTTTttgagttctagagaaaacTCCGTTCTTGCTTGGAAGTTCTTctattcctcccaaaccatggagtgattcgtcgattcctttggtGGGTTTGTTCACAAGGtcctttgtgatcgtgcctgcaaaatttgagccTCTTTGGACTTGTTTTGATCCATCAATCGTCCATTTCTCCAAAGGTTGCGGGCTGAGAAACTCCAGTTCTGCTCGGGCTGAGTTTTTctctagcaccggttgaaccgacgcttgagTTCAAGatcgtcggatcaaccagtGAGTAGAAGTGTTGGATTTTAGGGTTTTCTGCGGTTTGACAGTTGTACCTGTGCTTTAGCTACCCacgagcatcggtttaactagTGCATGTTCACCAGCGACCTCGCGCGTGTGCTTTTCTtcgtttaaccggtgtattgaattgtctcagcgccggttcatccggtgctctgCAGGGTTCGTTTTGttgtctctctggacaactgcaccgatgcctGAGGTTGATTTTgtaggatcatccggtgtagctacaccggttgaaccgacgctgttcaaaCCTCTGCGTCGTATCAACCGGTGCTGTCTTTTTCTCTGCTGCCGGTTCTgtctcaccggtttaaccgacgcactcgagtttctatacgtcggttcaaccggtgacgcATACCGTGCTGTTTCTTGCACTTCTTGTTCATGTTTGCTTCCGCATTCGATCTCGTTTGTCCCTAGGGTtattttgtgttagtgtagcttcTCTATAGCTGCTCTGCACTTCACATAGGACTTTAGGGTTGGGTGCTCACTTGGGATCTTAAAGCCGAAGCttaagttttcaagaatttTAATCGGCTCCAATTCATCTCTCTCTAGTCGCCCTTTCGGTCCCTCGCAGAGACGTCAAGGAGTGGTTGCGGTTTTGTCAAGCCCGAGGCAAGAAGCCCTAGGTAGAGAACCATTCTCCTTTTACCTCATGCCTTCCTCGGTATATAAGGGCCGGGGGAGGGGCATGGGCTCCTGTAGAAGGAACTGAACCCCATCCGAAAACAAGAACTTAGGATAGGGGACTCAACCCTGAGAAAACCCTAGATGAAGCATGGCGCTACCCCCTacatctctctctctatattcCTTCATTATAAGAACTCTAGATTGAGCATTTCTAATACAAAGAACACCTTTTGTTGGACGTAGGGCTTAGAGGCCCAAACCAGGATAAATCTTCCATGTCTCTTAAGTGTTTTGAGTGCTTAAGCCAACGAAGGTCTACACATCGACCCACGTCAAACAACACGATGCTTGTCATGGTTAAAAACCCACGACGCCATCAAACGAAGCAGATACAACTTCCGAGGGTTATGTAATTAAATATAAGGGGATTGCGTTATCTGAGGCCGAATCCCCAACAGTAACCTTATCTTGGTGCCGGTTTAAGTGCTTCTTTGTGTCTTCGGTTAAGTCAATCTGAAATCTTCGGATATGATCTCATCATATATACATATCACAAGCTGCAAAAACATGTTGGCACTATAAAACTTGTAGAATAATAACGAATATTAGCACTACATTGGGTATTCCAGCCTCAATGTGGAATAACTCTATTTCTGGCAAATTTTGGTTGGCAATACGAGGTTTATTTGTCTAGGTATATACGAAGAGCATAGAAGAATTGGACAAGCAACAGCAAGTTAAGAACAAAAGGAACCTGCATGCATGTGAATATGTGATGATGATACTTTATGTGTCTCCGATGGATTCCAAATCACCGTAGTACTAGTTTAAAGTTTTAGGATATGTTTGGATTGAGGCTAATATTGAGGCCTAACCGCCTAAGTTTGGCCTTGGCCAACTTAGTTCAAAAGTGAACTATATGTTGGCCAAGGCCAAACTTTGGCCTCAACTTTGGTCCCAAACCAATCAAAGCCTAAAGATGCTAAAATGGAGTGTCTTAGGCTCCAGCTTACATTTCCAAAAGAAAGTCAATCTGCGTAGGAAGGGCTCACAAGCTAGGAATATGATGGGGGCTAGTAACAAAGAACAAAAGGCTCTTCATGCAATGATCTGTCCTTTGCATGTGTCCTCCCATGGATTGGCAACATGATTTAATTATCGTGTATATAAGAACCAACACAGCCCAAAAGAAGTTCGATAGATCTGAGTAAGGAGAAGACACAAGATTTGGACAAAATAAAGAAGCTAGGAATATGAGATGGATTCCCAACCTAATAATGAAGTATTTTCTTTTTGCGACCGTACTTTATGACTGTCTTTAACAAATTGACTAGTAACAATGAGGAAATTATATCCAAAATGCATACTGTAATATAAATACCATATGCCGCTTAAGTGCCGAAATCTTGGATGCACCCATCGTCGGAACAATGCAATAATACGTTCTTCCCAGATTATGTTGAGTATGCCTGACGGTGTggttattcttttctttggatTTGGTTTTCTCATATGCTCGAGAGCATAAACTTTAGAAATGCGTATCTTTGTACTGTGTGCTTTTGCTTTGTGTGGAGCCTAGAGGCAAGTGGAGTACTAAGCATTTAGCACCGTACCCCTACAATGCTTATATAGCAAGTTTGCTCGTTTCAGCAAACAGCAGAAACGGAAAAAAATGGGGTGCGCCCCTCGCGCACGGACGCTCCCGTGCGCACCCAGCCCCGATGCCGTTCCTTTAGGATCTGATGGATGGCGCAGTGAACGGCTCGGCTTCCTCGCAGGGATCGACTTCCGCGTGACCTCGGCTCGTTGAATCGAATAGCCGCCCAGCTCCGCTTCATTGCTCCCGGCTTCTCCAATCGAGCCATGACGCTCCAATCATCGGCaacggcggctgcggcgacggcgggaggctttgcggcggtgcggcgagcgAAGAGCTGGTGGAGCGGGAGAAGAGCGGTCTCGACGCTGCCCACTCCGCGGCGGACTCCGGCCGCTTCCATCCGCCGCGACCCTGCTCCCGCCGGTGCCTCCGCCCCAGCGCGCCGGAGCCCTCTCTGCCGGCCGTCGCACGCGCGAGGCCCTCGCTGCCAGCCGTCGAGCACCCAAAAATTATTGTTTGCCTTCTCTGTTAGTTCAAAGTGACAACTGCGTACATATTTATTGAGCTGTATTAATTGATTTTCAGGAAGTGTCTGCAATATTCAGAGTAGCAGGCATAAACTAGCACTTGTTTAGAGTGTTCTTAGTTCTTACATATTTATTTGGTCATTAATAATTTCAGGAAGATGTTGCTGCCATATTCAGAGTAGCAGACAAGGATAACTCTGGCACTTTAACtgtgaagaaaataaaagatgttcCTGGAGACATCTGTGAGAGATACCCACAAGTGGAGTTGTATCTTAAATCCAACCAAATGAAGGGCTTCCATGATCTACTCAAGGACTCGGATGGCAACTCCAAGGAGTTGAAAGAACTGGACATTTAGGCCACATTTTTCTGTTGCATTTTCTGAATATATCCGTGCTGTAATAGTACTCACTCTCCTAACTGATAGAACTCTGAAGTGATTTCACCAAAGGAACTCCACA contains:
- the LOC120708948 gene encoding external alternative NAD(P)H-ubiquinone oxidoreductase B1, mitochondrial-like; translation: MTLQSSATAAAATAGGFAAVRRAKSWWSGRRAVSTLPTPRRTPAASIRRDPAPAGASAPARRSPLCRPSHARGPRCQPSSTQKLLFAFSEDVAAIFRVADKDNSGTLTVKKIKDVPGDICERYPQVELYLKSNQMKGFHDLLKDSDGNSKELKELDI